One window from the genome of Pseudomonas leptonychotis encodes:
- a CDS encoding TIGR03862 family flavoprotein: MTSITQQPAPRVAIIGGGPAGLMAAEVLAQGGAQVDLYDGMPSVGRKFLLAGVGGMNITHSEAKPAFVARYGERQLEMAELLQNFDANALRAWIHGLGIDTFVGTSGRVFPTDMKAAPLLRAWLKRLRELGVQIHTRHRWLGWDTQGALLIHSPAGEQTVTVDATLLALGGGSWARLGSDAAWVTLLEARGVQLAPLQASNCGFDVAAWSPFLRDKFAGAPLKNVSLNLPDETPRLGEFVLTAGGIEGSLVYALSANIRETINRHGSATVHLDLLPQTPLSKLLAALSKPRGSQSMAKHLHRQAGIDGVKAALLRELASAACFDAPKQLANAIKALPITLIRPRPLDEAISTAGGVPFEQLDKHLMLKPLPGTFCAGEMLDWEAPTGGYLLTACFASGRRAALGALEWLQNPTE, from the coding sequence ATGACCAGCATTACCCAACAGCCTGCCCCTCGCGTTGCCATTATCGGCGGCGGCCCCGCCGGGCTAATGGCCGCCGAAGTGCTGGCCCAGGGTGGCGCGCAGGTAGATCTGTACGACGGCATGCCCTCGGTGGGGCGCAAGTTTCTGCTGGCCGGCGTGGGCGGCATGAACATCACCCATTCCGAAGCCAAACCGGCCTTTGTCGCCCGCTATGGTGAGCGCCAGCTTGAAATGGCCGAGCTACTGCAGAACTTCGATGCCAATGCCTTGCGCGCTTGGATTCACGGGCTGGGCATCGACACCTTTGTCGGCACCTCGGGCCGGGTATTCCCGACTGACATGAAAGCAGCGCCACTACTACGCGCCTGGCTCAAGCGCCTGCGCGAGTTGGGTGTGCAGATCCATACCCGCCATCGTTGGCTGGGTTGGGATACCCAAGGCGCCTTGCTGATCCATTCGCCAGCCGGCGAACAAACCGTAACCGTTGACGCCACGCTGCTGGCCCTCGGCGGCGGCAGCTGGGCGCGGCTGGGTTCGGACGCGGCCTGGGTGACGCTGTTAGAGGCGCGCGGCGTGCAGCTCGCGCCTTTGCAAGCGAGCAACTGCGGCTTTGATGTGGCGGCCTGGAGCCCGTTTCTGCGCGATAAGTTTGCCGGCGCACCATTAAAGAACGTCAGCCTCAATCTACCGGATGAAACGCCGCGTCTCGGTGAGTTCGTACTGACCGCCGGTGGCATCGAAGGCAGCCTGGTGTATGCCCTGTCGGCAAACATACGCGAGACGATCAACCGGCACGGCAGCGCCACGGTGCACCTCGACCTGCTGCCACAAACGCCGCTGAGCAAGCTGCTTGCTGCCCTAAGCAAACCCCGCGGCTCACAATCGATGGCCAAACACCTGCATCGCCAGGCTGGCATCGATGGCGTCAAAGCCGCTCTGCTACGCGAGCTGGCTAGCGCGGCATGCTTCGACGCCCCAAAGCAGCTAGCCAACGCCATAAAGGCCCTGCCCATTACCCTGATACGCCCGCGTCCGCTGGATGAAGCTATCAGCACGGCTGGCGGGGTACCTTTCGAGCAGCTTGATAAACACCTGATGCTCAAGCCACTGCCCGGCACCTTCTGCGCCGGAGAAATGCTCGATTGGGAAGCTCCAACCGGGGGCTATTTGTTGACTGCCTGCTTCGCCAGCGGCCGCCGCGCCGCCCTTGGCGCCCTCGAATGGCTGCAAAACCCGACCGAATAA
- a CDS encoding PAS domain-containing protein, whose amino-acid sequence MPAQIDIKEVHWLLDIVQCIDVGVIVLDRQYQVEVWNSFMENHSGMGPDEVHGKTLFSLFPEINEVWLKRKVDTVVQLGTRAFSLWEQHPYLMHFKNYQPITGQEEFMYQNVTLLPLAGATGEVEHICVVIYDMTAAATHKKQLAAAQAAAQTAAQA is encoded by the coding sequence ATGCCCGCACAGATTGATATTAAAGAAGTGCACTGGCTGCTCGACATCGTGCAGTGCATCGACGTTGGCGTCATCGTGCTCGACCGCCAATATCAGGTCGAGGTATGGAACAGTTTTATGGAAAACCACTCCGGCATGGGCCCGGATGAGGTGCACGGCAAAACCCTGTTCAGCCTGTTCCCAGAGATAAACGAGGTTTGGTTAAAACGTAAGGTCGATACGGTTGTGCAACTGGGCACCCGTGCGTTCAGCCTATGGGAGCAGCACCCGTACCTGATGCACTTCAAGAATTACCAACCCATCACCGGGCAGGAAGAATTTATGTACCAGAACGTCACCCTGTTACCCCTGGCCGGCGCCACCGGCGAGGTCGAGCACATCTGCGTGGTGATCTACGACATGACCGCCGCCGCTACCCACAAGAAGCAGCTGGCAGCGGCCCAAGCCGCCGCGCAAACCGCCGCACAAGCCTGA
- a CDS encoding response regulator — protein sequence MARKQLIRALPPEWPVTISQATNGQEALTALRQGLGQVMLLDLTMPVMDGYETLAAIRAEGLACKVLVVSGDVQDEAVRRVKELGALAFIKKPADPEVLRSTLLELGLFDPKATPGAVAQAALLDDLKVNFRDALREITNVAMGRAAALLAKALGVFVQLPVPQVNIFEVSELHMTLTDAMHGERMSAVCQGFIGDGIAGESLLLFHDSEVADMARLLNWQPKDDLETSEMLLDLASIIIGACLSGIAEQIDVRFSQGHPQLLGQHSSIEQLIHLNQRRWKKTLAVEVSYSLEAHNIHFDLLLLFTEDSIKRLTNKLNYLMN from the coding sequence ATGGCGCGCAAGCAATTGATCCGCGCCCTGCCTCCCGAATGGCCGGTGACCATCAGCCAGGCCACCAACGGCCAGGAAGCCCTTACTGCGCTGCGTCAGGGCCTTGGTCAGGTGATGCTGTTGGACCTGACCATGCCGGTAATGGACGGCTACGAAACCTTGGCGGCGATCCGTGCCGAAGGTTTGGCTTGCAAGGTGCTGGTGGTCTCCGGCGACGTACAGGATGAAGCTGTACGCCGGGTCAAGGAACTCGGTGCCCTGGCCTTTATCAAGAAACCTGCTGACCCCGAAGTTCTGCGTAGCACCCTGCTCGAACTCGGCTTGTTCGACCCCAAAGCCACGCCCGGCGCCGTAGCCCAAGCCGCACTACTGGATGACCTCAAGGTTAACTTCCGCGATGCCCTGCGTGAGATCACCAACGTTGCCATGGGCCGCGCCGCCGCGTTACTGGCCAAAGCACTCGGCGTGTTCGTACAGCTGCCGGTGCCGCAGGTGAATATCTTCGAAGTCAGCGAACTGCACATGACCCTCACCGACGCCATGCATGGCGAGCGCATGAGCGCCGTATGCCAGGGCTTTATCGGCGACGGCATCGCTGGTGAATCACTGCTGCTGTTCCATGATTCGGAAGTGGCCGACATGGCGCGCTTGCTCAACTGGCAGCCCAAAGACGACCTGGAAACCTCGGAAATGCTGCTGGATCTGGCCAGTATCATCATCGGAGCATGCCTCTCCGGGATCGCTGAGCAGATCGATGTGCGCTTTTCCCAGGGGCATCCGCAACTGCTCGGCCAACACTCTTCCATCGAGCAACTGATTCACCTCAATCAGCGGCGCTGGAAAAAGACCCTGGCAGTGGAAGTCAGCTACAGCCTGGAGGCGCACAACATTCACTTCGACTTGCTGCTGCTGTTTACCGAAGACTCGATCAAACGTCTGACCAACAAGCTCAACTACCTGATGAACTAG
- the zapE gene encoding cell division protein ZapE encodes MTPLERYQADLKRPDFFHDAAQETAVRHLQRLYDDLVASENASTGLLGKLFGKKPQGPVKGLYFWGGVGRGKTYLVDTFFDALPFDRKVRTHFHRFMKRVHEEMRTLKGEKNPLTIIGKRFADEARVICFDEFFVSDITDAMILATLLEELFKNGVTLVATSNIVPDGLYKDGLQRARFLPAIALVKQHTDVVNVDSGVDYRLRALEQAELFHWPLDAEAEVSLEKSFRSLLPEHCLVEENKPLMIENRAIMARKEGDDVAWFEFRELCDGPRSQNDYIELGKIFHAVILANVEQMSVAKEDMARRFINLVDEFYDRNVKLIISAEVELKDLYTGGRLTFEFQRTLSRLLEMQSHEFLARAHKP; translated from the coding sequence ATGACCCCCCTAGAACGCTACCAGGCCGACCTCAAACGCCCCGATTTCTTCCATGATGCCGCCCAGGAAACTGCGGTGCGCCATCTGCAGCGGCTGTATGACGACCTGGTCGCCAGTGAAAACGCGTCGACTGGGTTGCTAGGCAAGTTGTTTGGTAAGAAGCCGCAAGGGCCGGTCAAAGGGCTGTATTTCTGGGGTGGGGTCGGGCGCGGCAAGACCTATCTGGTTGACACTTTCTTCGATGCGCTGCCCTTCGACCGCAAGGTGCGCACCCACTTCCACCGCTTTATGAAGCGCGTGCACGAAGAAATGCGCACCCTCAAGGGCGAGAAGAACCCGCTGACCATTATCGGCAAGCGTTTCGCCGACGAGGCGCGGGTGATCTGCTTCGACGAGTTCTTCGTGTCCGACATTACTGACGCCATGATCCTGGCCACCTTGCTGGAGGAGCTGTTCAAGAATGGCGTGACCCTGGTGGCGACCTCCAACATCGTCCCTGACGGTCTGTACAAGGACGGTCTACAACGTGCGCGCTTCCTGCCGGCGATTGCCTTGGTTAAGCAGCACACCGATGTGGTCAACGTCGACAGTGGCGTCGATTACCGCCTGCGCGCCCTGGAGCAGGCCGAATTGTTCCACTGGCCGCTGGACGCTGAGGCCGAAGTCAGTTTGGAAAAGAGCTTCCGTAGCTTGTTGCCCGAGCACTGTCTGGTGGAAGAGAACAAGCCGTTGATGATCGAGAATCGCGCGATCATGGCGCGCAAAGAAGGCGACGACGTGGCCTGGTTTGAATTTCGCGAACTGTGCGATGGCCCACGCAGCCAGAACGACTACATCGAGCTGGGCAAGATCTTCCACGCGGTGATCCTGGCCAATGTCGAGCAGATGAGCGTGGCCAAGGAAGACATGGCGCGGCGCTTTATCAACTTGGTGGATGAGTTTTACGACCGTAACGTCAAACTGATCATCTCCGCCGAAGTGGAACTCAAAGATCTGTACACCGGCGGTCGCCTGACGTTCGAGTTCCAGCGCACCCTTAGCCGCTTGCTGGAAATGCAGTCTCACGAGTTCCTGGCGCGCGCGCACAAGCCTTAA
- a CDS encoding DEAD/DEAH box helicase translates to MTFASLGLIEPLLRTLDSLDYKTPTAVQAQAIVPILQGRDLMAAAQTGTGKTAGFALPVLQRLMMEGPEVASNSVRALVLVPTRELAEQVLQSFVTYGQHLPLRSFAAYGGVSINPQMMKLRKGVDVLVATPGRLLDLYRQKAVKFNQVQTLVLDEADRMLDLGFASELEDVFRVLPKKRQTLLFSATFSDVIRSMASEMLNDPLSIEVSPRNAAAKSVKQWLIPVDKKRKGELFLHLYQTKRWSQALVFVKTRKGVDELEAELQRHGISADAIHGDKPQATRQRALQRFKDGEVKVLVATDVAARGLDIDTMPLVVNFDLPTVAEDYVHRIGRTGRAGSTGQAVSLVCADEVQLLSAIETLTQQVLQRVDEPDFIPDHRVPQTLPGGQVVKKPKKAKKPKVVGGGKSGSLGRWMETDEPAAPVVKAVRKVPSFGGVAGKPGKFTK, encoded by the coding sequence ATGACCTTTGCCTCCCTCGGTCTGATCGAGCCTCTGCTGCGCACCCTCGATAGCCTCGACTACAAAACCCCCACCGCCGTGCAGGCGCAGGCCATTGTGCCGATTCTTCAGGGTCGCGACCTGATGGCTGCGGCGCAGACCGGTACCGGCAAGACCGCCGGTTTTGCCCTGCCGGTGTTGCAGCGGCTGATGATGGAAGGCCCCGAGGTGGCGAGCAACTCAGTGCGGGCACTGGTGTTGGTGCCGACCCGCGAGCTGGCCGAACAGGTGTTGCAGAGCTTTGTGACCTACGGCCAACACCTGCCACTGCGCAGTTTTGCCGCGTATGGCGGGGTGAGTATCAACCCGCAGATGATGAAGCTGCGCAAAGGTGTGGATGTGCTGGTGGCCACGCCGGGGCGTTTGCTCGATCTTTACCGGCAGAAAGCGGTGAAGTTCAACCAGGTACAGACCCTGGTGCTGGACGAAGCCGACCGCATGCTCGACCTGGGTTTTGCCAGCGAGTTGGAGGATGTGTTTCGTGTGTTGCCGAAAAAGCGGCAAACCTTGCTGTTTTCCGCCACGTTCTCCGACGTCATCCGCAGCATGGCCAGCGAGATGCTCAATGACCCGCTGAGCATTGAGGTCAGCCCGCGTAATGCGGCGGCCAAATCGGTCAAGCAGTGGCTGATTCCTGTGGATAAAAAGCGCAAAGGCGAGCTATTTCTGCATCTGTATCAGACCAAGCGCTGGAGTCAGGCGCTGGTGTTCGTGAAAACCCGCAAGGGTGTTGATGAGCTGGAAGCCGAGTTGCAGCGTCACGGCATCAGCGCCGACGCGATCCATGGCGACAAGCCCCAGGCCACGCGGCAGCGGGCTTTGCAGCGGTTCAAGGACGGTGAGGTCAAGGTGCTGGTGGCAACCGATGTGGCGGCCCGTGGTCTGGATATCGATACCATGCCGTTGGTGGTGAATTTCGACCTGCCCACCGTCGCCGAGGACTATGTGCACCGCATCGGCCGTACCGGGCGTGCCGGCTCCACGGGGCAGGCGGTGTCGCTGGTCTGCGCTGATGAAGTGCAGCTGTTGTCGGCCATCGAAACCCTGACCCAGCAAGTGCTGCAGCGTGTCGATGAGCCCGACTTCATCCCCGATCACCGCGTCCCGCAAACCCTTCCAGGCGGTCAGGTGGTGAAAAAGCCGAAGAAGGCCAAGAAGCCGAAAGTGGTTGGCGGCGGTAAGAGCGGGAGTCTGGGCCGCTGGATGGAGACCGATGAGCCGGCAGCTCCCGTTGTCAAAGCCGTGCGCAAGGTGCCGAGCTTTGGTGGCGTAGCCGGCAAGCCGGGGAAATTTACCAAGTAG
- a CDS encoding aminotransferase class V-fold PLP-dependent enzyme, producing MSDLYPSIDPDGLIEYSVVYTDRSLNHMSQSFQGVMKDISSTLKQVYNAHAVAVVPGSGTYGMEAVARQLATGQKCLVLRNGWFSYRWTQIFEMGQIPSEAIVLKARPVASSSQAAFTPPALADVLAVIAVEKPQVVFAPHVETSSGMILPDGYLRAVADAVHAVGGLFVLDCIASGTLWVDMQACGIDVLISAPQKGWSASPCCALVMLSEAAQARVEATQSTSFACDLKKWLQIMQAYEQGGHAYHATMPSDALARFRDAMREAETLGFATVREQQQELGDRVRAMLAGKGFNSVAAPGFEAPGVVVCYTDDAQIKNGSKFAALGLQIAAGVPLQCDEPADFQTFRVGLFGLDKLSNIERTVATLEQALDKVLAG from the coding sequence ATGTCTGACCTCTACCCCAGTATCGACCCCGACGGTCTGATCGAATATTCGGTGGTCTACACCGACCGCTCCCTCAATCACATGTCGCAGTCGTTTCAGGGCGTGATGAAGGATATTTCCAGCACCCTGAAACAGGTCTACAACGCCCATGCTGTGGCTGTTGTGCCCGGTAGTGGGACTTACGGTATGGAAGCGGTCGCGCGCCAGCTGGCCACCGGGCAGAAGTGCCTGGTGCTGCGCAATGGCTGGTTCAGCTACCGCTGGACGCAGATTTTCGAGATGGGCCAGATACCGTCTGAAGCGATTGTGCTCAAGGCCCGGCCGGTGGCGAGCAGCAGTCAGGCGGCGTTTACTCCGCCGGCGCTGGCTGATGTGTTGGCGGTCATCGCTGTAGAAAAGCCTCAGGTGGTCTTCGCTCCGCATGTTGAAACGTCTTCCGGGATGATCCTGCCGGATGGCTACCTGCGCGCCGTGGCGGATGCCGTGCACGCAGTTGGCGGCTTGTTTGTGCTCGATTGCATCGCCTCCGGCACCCTCTGGGTAGACATGCAGGCGTGCGGTATTGACGTACTGATCAGTGCGCCACAGAAAGGCTGGAGCGCCTCGCCGTGCTGCGCCTTGGTGATGCTCAGTGAAGCGGCCCAGGCTCGCGTTGAAGCCACCCAGAGCACCAGCTTTGCCTGCGACCTGAAGAAATGGCTGCAAATCATGCAGGCCTACGAGCAAGGCGGCCATGCCTACCACGCGACCATGCCCAGCGATGCCCTGGCACGTTTCCGCGATGCCATGCGTGAGGCTGAGACCCTCGGTTTCGCCACGGTGCGTGAGCAGCAGCAGGAACTCGGCGATCGGGTGCGTGCCATGCTGGCCGGCAAGGGCTTTAACAGCGTCGCCGCGCCAGGCTTCGAGGCGCCTGGGGTGGTGGTGTGCTACACCGACGATGCGCAAATCAAAAACGGCAGCAAGTTTGCCGCTCTAGGTTTGCAAATCGCCGCGGGGGTACCGCTGCAATGCGATGAGCCCGCGGATTTTCAGACCTTCCGTGTCGGCCTGTTCGGGTTGGATAAGCTGAGCAATATCGAGCGCACTGTAGCGACGCTAGAGCAGGCGCTGGATAAGGTGTTGGCGGGGTAA
- a CDS encoding DoxX family membrane protein translates to MQQISLLLLRISLGWLLVIWGADKVFNVEHGMAVANKFYFGFLAAESALQGAGVLQMLVGLAVVVGFARRWVYPLQVLFNSASLLAVAKSVLDPWGWVFSGSNALFYPSLIIFAASLLLIAFRAEDRWVLERA, encoded by the coding sequence ATGCAACAGATCAGCTTGTTATTACTGCGTATCTCACTGGGTTGGCTGCTGGTGATCTGGGGGGCCGACAAGGTGTTCAACGTCGAGCACGGCATGGCAGTGGCCAACAAGTTCTACTTTGGCTTTCTCGCCGCTGAGAGCGCCTTGCAGGGCGCCGGCGTGCTGCAGATGCTGGTAGGGCTGGCTGTGGTGGTAGGTTTTGCACGCCGCTGGGTGTACCCGCTGCAAGTGCTGTTCAACAGCGCCTCGCTGCTGGCGGTAGCCAAATCGGTACTCGACCCCTGGGGCTGGGTGTTCAGCGGCAGCAATGCCTTGTTCTATCCGTCACTGATCATCTTCGCCGCCAGTCTGCTGCTGATTGCCTTCCGTGCAGAAGACCGCTGGGTACTGGAGCGCGCCTGA
- a CDS encoding DMT family transporter: MNTRTLLLTALAMLTFAGNSLLCRLALRETAIDAASFTSLRLLAGALTLWLLLRMRTASRGNAGSWPAAAALFAYAAAFSFAYINLDAGAGALILFGAVQLSMLAWGLHRGERLNLMGCSGLLLAFAGLLVLLLPGASRPPAGPALLMIVAGVAWTVYSLLGRGVKDPLAATAGNFLRAVPMTLGLSALFITQASLDVPGLVYALLSGALTSGVGYAIWYSALRGLQSFQAACVQLSVPIIAALAGSLLLNESLTLRLLLSAAAVLGGIALVLSAQQRRI, translated from the coding sequence ATGAACACTCGAACTTTACTGCTGACGGCTCTGGCCATGCTGACCTTTGCCGGCAACTCGCTGCTGTGCCGACTAGCGCTGCGCGAAACTGCAATCGATGCCGCCAGTTTCACCAGCCTGCGCCTGCTCGCGGGCGCCCTGACCCTGTGGTTACTGCTGCGCATGCGCACGGCCAGCCGTGGCAACGCCGGCAGCTGGCCAGCAGCGGCGGCACTGTTTGCCTACGCGGCCGCGTTCTCCTTTGCCTATATCAATCTGGATGCCGGCGCAGGCGCTTTGATTCTGTTCGGCGCAGTACAACTGAGCATGCTCGCCTGGGGCCTGCATCGCGGCGAGCGTCTTAACTTGATGGGGTGTAGCGGCTTACTCCTGGCGTTCGCGGGCTTGCTCGTGCTGCTCTTGCCAGGGGCCAGCAGACCGCCAGCTGGGCCCGCGTTGCTGATGATTGTGGCGGGCGTCGCCTGGACCGTTTACTCCCTGCTAGGACGCGGAGTAAAAGACCCGCTGGCGGCCACCGCCGGTAACTTTTTGCGCGCCGTGCCTATGACATTGGGGCTCAGCGCCCTGTTTATAACGCAGGCCAGCTTGGACGTGCCGGGGCTGGTCTATGCCCTGCTGTCAGGTGCACTGACTTCTGGGGTCGGTTACGCCATCTGGTACAGCGCGCTGCGTGGCCTGCAATCCTTTCAAGCGGCCTGCGTGCAGCTCAGCGTACCGATCATCGCCGCACTGGCCGGCAGCCTGCTGCTCAACGAGAGCCTAACGCTACGCCTGCTGCTTAGCGCCGCTGCGGTGCTCGGCGGTATCGCTTTGGTATTGAGCGCCCAGCAGCGGCGTATATAG
- a CDS encoding haloacid dehalogenase type II, translated as MTRAVAFDIYGTLIDTQAVLTRLSELIGAKAPAVSQLWRQKQLEYSFRRGLMGDYCDFSVCTRQALLFACQQHQVAISAAAVEQAMLAYAELAAFADVPAGLEALQQQGIPLYAFSNGSRAAVQQLLERAEIAQYFAAVVSVEDVQSFKPDPKVYAHLAQTCGLPASKIRLVSSNPFDILGAAHAGLSTAWLRRDPQAIFDPWDVQPDLTLDDFSDVARQLAAGQ; from the coding sequence ATGACCCGCGCAGTGGCATTTGATATCTACGGAACCCTGATCGACACCCAGGCCGTGCTTACGCGTCTGAGTGAACTGATCGGCGCTAAAGCCCCGGCGGTGTCACAGCTGTGGCGGCAGAAGCAGCTGGAATACAGCTTTCGCCGTGGCCTGATGGGGGATTACTGCGATTTCTCCGTATGCACCCGCCAAGCACTGTTATTTGCCTGCCAGCAACACCAGGTGGCCATCAGCGCGGCGGCGGTTGAGCAAGCCATGTTGGCCTATGCCGAGCTGGCGGCCTTTGCCGACGTACCCGCCGGGCTTGAGGCACTGCAGCAGCAAGGCATACCGCTGTATGCGTTCTCCAATGGCAGCCGCGCGGCCGTGCAGCAGCTACTCGAGCGTGCAGAGATTGCGCAGTATTTTGCGGCGGTGGTCAGCGTCGAGGATGTGCAGTCCTTCAAACCAGATCCCAAGGTTTACGCTCACCTGGCGCAAACCTGCGGCCTACCCGCCAGCAAGATACGCCTGGTTTCGTCGAACCCGTTCGACATCCTCGGCGCGGCTCACGCGGGTTTATCCACAGCCTGGCTACGTCGTGACCCACAGGCAATTTTTGACCCCTGGGATGTTCAACCCGATCTCACGCTCGACGACTTTAGTGACGTGGCCCGCCAGCTCGCCGCAGGCCAATAA